The region TAAAGCCGCCAGCCAGAACTGGGATATTGATGTAGATGAAGAAGGGGTGATTTACGCTGCAAATAATCAGGGCTTACTAAGTTTTGATGGACAGACCTGGGAATTATCTCCTTTGCCAAACGGCAGTATTATTCGTTCAGTTTTTGTTTATGGGGACAAAATCTTCACAGGATCTTATAAGGAATTTGGATATTGGAAGAAGGATAATACTGGAGAATTGTATTATACCTCTCTTATTCCAAAACTGGGAAAATATGCAATGCAAAGCGAAGAGTTTTGGGAAATTCTCGAATTCAACGGAGATATTTATTTTAGATCTTTTGGTGCCATTTACAAGTACGATAATAAAGCCATCAAACCCGTTCAAAATATTGTAAGTAATAAAATGTTGATTTATAAAAACAAACTTTTGTTGGCCGTGCGAAAGAAAGGTATCTATTTTTTGGATGATAATAATGAATTACAAAAACTTCCAAATCAGGATATTTTAAATGATGAAGTTATTGTAGATATGGCCATACAGGGAGAAAACCTCATTATTGGTACCCGGGAGAAGCTTTTTAAGTATAACTGGGAAGGCTGTACACTGCTTAAGGATCCTCAGTTATTAGAGGAATTAGAACGTTCTGAACTTAACCATGTAATGACTTCAGGTGACTATAGAATACTTCTGGGTACAGTTAAGAATGGAATTATAAACTACGATGAAACCAGCAAAACTTATTCTATTTTTAATCGAAATAGCGGACTTCAGAATAATACTATCCTGGGTTTTGTTGAGAAACACGGTAATATCTGGTTAGGACTGGATAACGGAATAGACCGTATTGAAATTGATTCACCTGTAGAGTTTTACACCGATGATACCGGCGAATTAGGAGCTGTTTATGATCTGGTTTTTTATAATGATAAAATGTTCCTGGCCAGTAATACCGGGGTTTATACTTTTAATAATAATCAGCTAGAAATTATTGAAGGGGCCGAAGGGCATACCTGGAACCTTGAAATCTTAAACGATACCTTATACGTAAATCACAACACAGGAACTTACTACCTGCTTGAGGATAAGTTAGAACCAGTGGAAACCTCTACCGGAAGTTTTAAAATTAGTGATTTACCCTACAGCAGGAATGAATATCTAATTAGCAGCTATACCGGAATTCGCAATTTTAGTAGAAAGGAAGATAGTATTTATAGCCTTGACAGTTTAAATTTTCCAGTTAAAAACATCGTTTTTGAAAATGAAAGCACCCTTTGGGCAGCTCACCCGTATGAAGGGCTCTACAGGGTAGGTTTAAAAAATAATTTTAAGGATACTCAGTTTATTGATAAAATCAATATTCCAGATGGCGGAAACAGTATTAATACAAATGTTTTTATAATTAACAATCAGGTAGCTGTTTTTAATGGAGACCAATGGTTTAAATACAACTCGTTCAAAGACTCATTATTTGTTTTTGAAGAGTTGCAGGCTTTTAGAAAGCATAAAATGTTACTCAAAGATTTAGATTCCTATTGGTTTAGCCATACCGAAAACAATTCCCTTAAGTTTACCAATTTTGACGATAATAATATCGTAGTTGCGCCCGGTAATTTGAATAACCGACTGGTAAAGAATTACGAAAAGATTTTAAAAAATGGCGATTCGCTCTACTATATTGCTTTAAACGATGGTTTTGCGAGGTTAGACCTGGCAAAATTTATAAAGAATTTGAACAATGTTCACATTAGTACGCCCACGGTAAAAGGTTTTTTAGATATTGATGGGCGTCATTCTCTTGAAAATTATCCAGAGGTTCCTTATAAAAGTTCAAGAGATTTAAATATTTACACTTCTTTTCCGGTTTCTGAAGCTATGGGTTTACGGTATCGCTTAAGAGGTGAAGATACTTTAAGCGGTGAGGTTAAGAATGGAATTATAAATCTTCAGAATCTTAACCATGGAGATTATCAGCTACAACTCCTGGCTGTAGGGCCACAAGCTAAAATTGCAAAAAAGAACAGTTTTAATTTTAGTATTAATCCTCCCTGGTACTTGTCTAACATAATGAAACTGGTTTATATGCTTATCATTTTGTCGCTGGTGGTCTTAGTTTATTGGTATAATCAACTAAAACTAAGGAAACACCAACGTGTGTTGGAGGAGAAGTTTGAAAAGGAACACCAGGAACGACTTAATAATCTTGAAAAGGAACGATTAAAAAACCAAATTACTTTAAAAAGAAAAGAGTTGGCTAATACCACCATGGTAGCTGCAAAGAAGAATGAAATGCTAATGGAAATTCAAAATGAATTGAATAAGGATAAAAGTAGTTTCCCCAATCAATTTAAAATGAAACATATTTTAAATAAAATAAACCGGGCTATTAAAAACAAGGATGAATGGCAGGTTTTTGAAACCAACTTTAATGAATTGCACCAGGATTTCTTTAAAGATATCCTAGATAGTTACCCTCACCTTACCAGCAAAGATTTAAAGCTGTGCTCTTATCTAAAAATGAATCTTACCTCAAAAGAAATTGCTCCATTAATGGGTATTTCGGTACGTGGGGTAGAAGTACATCGTTATCGCCTTCGGAAGAAAATGGATTTGGATAAAAAGGAGAATCTAACAAATTTTCTTATAAAAAATTTCTAAGTTCTTAATTTAAACCTCCAAAATTAACATACAAGGAATACATCATTACTACATCATTGATTTAATGCAATGTTAAAATTTTACTTCAAAAACCTTTTAAAATACTGTAAACCAACATTATAAAACCTTAATTTTTTTGATGTAGCAGTAGTGTACTACATCGTTTGCGTTAAAACTAAGCTTGGTTGTATCTTTCTGTTAAAATTCAGTAAAAATTCAACCGTATGAAATTAAAATTATTTGCCATTTGTATGGTCTTATTATCCAGTTTTGGGTTCGCTCAGGAAACCAAATCTATTTCAGGGATAATAACAGACCAAAACGATATGCCTTTACCGGGAGCCGAAGTAAAGGTTATTGACAAAGAGATTTTTGATGTAACCGACTTTGATGGAAATTTCAGTCTTGATAATGTTGAAGTTGGTGATGCCGTGAGAGTAACTTTCCTCGGGTTTCTTCCGCAGGAATTTACGGTGGGTGCGAATATTGCATATACCATTTCACTGGAAGAAGATGCCGATCAGCTTGAAGAAGTTGTTGTGATTGGTTACGGTACCCAGGAGAAAAGAGATTTAACGGGTTCCATTAGTACTGTGTCTGCTGAAGAAATTGAAAAAACACCTACCGCTAATGTAATGCAATCTTTACAGGGAAAAGTTTCCGGAGTGCAAATTGTTAACTCCGGTTCTCCTGGTGATTCTCCTACCGTGCGAATTAGAGGACTGGGCACCTTTGGAGACGGGACCAATGTGCTATATGTAGTAGATGACGTTTTATATGATAATATTGACTTTCTAAATACAAAAGACATAAAATCTATAAACATTCTAAAAGATGCTTCTTCTTCGGCTATTTATGGAGTTAGGGCAGCGAATGGAGTTGTGATTATTGAAACAAAATCTGGTAGAAAAAACCAGAAACCTCAATTTGAGTACGATGGTTACACCGGTTTTCAACGAGCACAGAATGTTGTGAAACTTGCCAATACAGAGCAATTTGCTACTATGGCAAGAGAATCTGGGTCTGCACCGGATGCTCAATTTATTGAGAATGCAATTCAACGTTATGGCCGTAGCCGTATTAATCCTAATGTTCCTGCAGTAAATACCGATTGGTACAAGGAAATTCTTAGAGAAGGTTTGATCCAAAATCATAGTATTTCTGCTTCAGGTGGAGGCGAAAGCGTGGTTTACGCTGTTGGAGCCAACTATACTGGTCAGGAAGGTATTCTTGATATGAAAAATGACTACGAGCGTTTTAATATTCGTTCTAAAGTAGATATAGATCTAACCGATCGTTTAAAAATTGGTATGAACTCTATTTTTAGTAACGCTACTAAACATGCTCCAGAGAATGGAGCCTGGTTTAGGGCTTATTTCGCAGTGCCAACAATGCCGGTTATAGACGAGACAAATACAGAAGCCGGTCCTACGCGCTATTCTAATGCTCAACTTTTAGGATATAGAAGTACGCAAAACCCATTTCAGGATCTTGCGTATAATGAGAACAGGTTAAAGATAAGAAAGCAACTTACCTCTGCATTTTTACAATATGAACTAATAGAAGATAAATTAGACATTAAAACTACTTACAGTCATGATTACTCTAGTTTAGAAGTACGCGAAGTGAATCTTCCTTATACACTTGGGAATAATTTTGAAAGACGTTCTAGTATTAAAAGAGAAAACAACAATTTTTCTAACCAATACTGGGATAACGTGCTGACTTATGAAGATACTTTTGGTGATCACGATCTAACCTTAATGGCTGGTACCTCATTTAGAGATGAAGCCAGCAACGAATTTGAAGCTACCGGGTTTGATATATCGGGAATCGGCCTCGAAACTAGTTGGTACCTGGATTTTGCCGATCCTGATTCTTTTGCTAATAATGTAGAGGAAGTAGGTAGAAGATTTTACGGGCTTTCATACTTTGGTAGGGTAGCCTATACATTTAAAGATAAATACATTTTTTATGGTACGTTTAGAGCTGACGGATCTTCAAAATTCACCTTAGATCCCTGGGGTTACTTCCCTTCCGTTGGTCTGGGTTGGGTGGTGTCTGAAGAAGAGTTTCTCGTAGATAACGACCTTATAGATTTCTTTAAATTAAGAGCCGGTTGGGGTAAATTGGGTAATGATAATGTAGAGGCAAGTGCCGGAT is a window of Salegentibacter salegens DNA encoding:
- a CDS encoding helix-turn-helix and ligand-binding sensor domain-containing protein; this encodes MKYFKLKILVVLLIGFQSYSLFSQQLTPPIHNYSSTDYKAASQNWDIDVDEEGVIYAANNQGLLSFDGQTWELSPLPNGSIIRSVFVYGDKIFTGSYKEFGYWKKDNTGELYYTSLIPKLGKYAMQSEEFWEILEFNGDIYFRSFGAIYKYDNKAIKPVQNIVSNKMLIYKNKLLLAVRKKGIYFLDDNNELQKLPNQDILNDEVIVDMAIQGENLIIGTREKLFKYNWEGCTLLKDPQLLEELERSELNHVMTSGDYRILLGTVKNGIINYDETSKTYSIFNRNSGLQNNTILGFVEKHGNIWLGLDNGIDRIEIDSPVEFYTDDTGELGAVYDLVFYNDKMFLASNTGVYTFNNNQLEIIEGAEGHTWNLEILNDTLYVNHNTGTYYLLEDKLEPVETSTGSFKISDLPYSRNEYLISSYTGIRNFSRKEDSIYSLDSLNFPVKNIVFENESTLWAAHPYEGLYRVGLKNNFKDTQFIDKINIPDGGNSINTNVFIINNQVAVFNGDQWFKYNSFKDSLFVFEELQAFRKHKMLLKDLDSYWFSHTENNSLKFTNFDDNNIVVAPGNLNNRLVKNYEKILKNGDSLYYIALNDGFARLDLAKFIKNLNNVHISTPTVKGFLDIDGRHSLENYPEVPYKSSRDLNIYTSFPVSEAMGLRYRLRGEDTLSGEVKNGIINLQNLNHGDYQLQLLAVGPQAKIAKKNSFNFSINPPWYLSNIMKLVYMLIILSLVVLVYWYNQLKLRKHQRVLEEKFEKEHQERLNNLEKERLKNQITLKRKELANTTMVAAKKNEMLMEIQNELNKDKSSFPNQFKMKHILNKINRAIKNKDEWQVFETNFNELHQDFFKDILDSYPHLTSKDLKLCSYLKMNLTSKEIAPLMGISVRGVEVHRYRLRKKMDLDKKENLTNFLIKNF
- a CDS encoding SusC/RagA family TonB-linked outer membrane protein, producing the protein MKLKLFAICMVLLSSFGFAQETKSISGIITDQNDMPLPGAEVKVIDKEIFDVTDFDGNFSLDNVEVGDAVRVTFLGFLPQEFTVGANIAYTISLEEDADQLEEVVVIGYGTQEKRDLTGSISTVSAEEIEKTPTANVMQSLQGKVSGVQIVNSGSPGDSPTVRIRGLGTFGDGTNVLYVVDDVLYDNIDFLNTKDIKSINILKDASSSAIYGVRAANGVVIIETKSGRKNQKPQFEYDGYTGFQRAQNVVKLANTEQFATMARESGSAPDAQFIENAIQRYGRSRINPNVPAVNTDWYKEILREGLIQNHSISASGGGESVVYAVGANYTGQEGILDMKNDYERFNIRSKVDIDLTDRLKIGMNSIFSNATKHAPENGAWFRAYFAVPTMPVIDETNTEAGPTRYSNAQLLGYRSTQNPFQDLAYNENRLKIRKQLTSAFLQYELIEDKLDIKTTYSHDYSSLEVREVNLPYTLGNNFERRSSIKRENNNFSNQYWDNVLTYEDTFGDHDLTLMAGTSFRDEASNEFEATGFDISGIGLETSWYLDFADPDSFANNVEEVGRRFYGLSYFGRVAYTFKDKYIFYGTFRADGSSKFTLDPWGYFPSVGLGWVVSEEEFLVDNDLIDFFKLRAGWGKLGNDNVEASAGSNTIEVVTAPIADQPRTGLTSTSVFSNNTWEVIEEYNFGLNLEAFDRRLSIDADYYIRDTHDAILPVFIPIVNRSIDRNSGVIRNEGLELVANWSQQVSEDFSFRIGANFTTLKNEALEIEDERGYIDSGTPEFRQRTTVGGPLLGFYGYERVGVYQNQQEIDADPVAVENDLVPGDLIYRDQNGDGVIDDSDRVILGSFLPKYTFGGNIGVSYKAFDFSMDFYGQTGNKILNRKRGEIIYTQDTNIDADLAINRWHGEGTSNTYPSSAGLRKAWNQRLSDFWVEDGDFFRIQNIQVAYNIEAKGLPETRIYFTAEKPFSFFSYNGFNPEVSDGVDRQTYPVPAIYTMGVNLKF